The Kitasatospora sp. NBC_00374 genome has a segment encoding these proteins:
- a CDS encoding Re/Si-specific NAD(P)(+) transhydrogenase subunit alpha has protein sequence MSAQVPTHHPPQRIGVVAESTSGETRVAATPATVRQLLGLGYEVVVESEAGAASGFTDGAYTEAGASIGDAWAAEVVLKVNAPSGDEIARLRADATVVGLLAPAQRPELVQELSSRGVTALALDGVPRISRAQSMDVLSSMANIAGYRAVIEAAHVFGRFFTGQVTAAGKVPPAKVLVAGAGVAGLAAIGAASTLGAIVRATDPRPEVADQVRSLGGEYLAVDVVQEASTDGYAKATSAEYDRAAAALYHEQAKDVDIIITTALIPGRPAPRLVTAEDVAAMKPGSVIVDMAAAQGGNVEGTVPGRAVVTDNGVTIVGYTDLAGRLATQASQLFGTNLVNLLKLLTPGRDGRLVIDFDDVVQRAVTVVRAGEVTWPPPPVAVSAAPTTTPAAPAAPVGTKESRLTPAVRFGLIGLGMLAVFLLIAFAPTQLAENFTVFALAVVIGYYVIGKVHHALHTPLMSVTNAISGIVVIGALVQIGHESWVVTALSSVAVLLTSVNIFGGFAVTRRMLSMFSTAPERR, from the coding sequence ATGTCTGCACAGGTCCCGACCCATCACCCACCCCAGCGCATCGGCGTGGTCGCCGAGTCGACCTCCGGGGAGACCCGTGTCGCCGCGACGCCCGCCACGGTGCGGCAGTTGCTCGGCCTCGGCTACGAGGTCGTCGTCGAGTCGGAGGCCGGCGCGGCCTCCGGATTCACCGACGGGGCCTACACCGAGGCCGGCGCCAGCATCGGCGACGCCTGGGCGGCCGAGGTGGTCCTCAAGGTCAACGCACCGTCGGGCGACGAGATCGCCCGGCTGCGCGCGGACGCCACGGTCGTCGGCCTGCTCGCGCCGGCCCAGCGCCCCGAGCTGGTGCAGGAGCTGTCCTCACGCGGCGTCACGGCGCTCGCGCTGGACGGCGTCCCGCGGATCTCGCGGGCGCAGTCGATGGACGTACTCAGTTCGATGGCGAACATCGCGGGGTACCGGGCGGTGATCGAGGCGGCCCACGTGTTCGGGCGCTTCTTCACCGGCCAGGTCACCGCCGCGGGCAAGGTACCGCCGGCGAAGGTCCTCGTGGCGGGTGCCGGCGTGGCCGGGCTCGCGGCCATCGGCGCGGCGTCCACCCTGGGCGCGATCGTCCGCGCCACCGATCCACGGCCCGAGGTCGCGGACCAGGTCCGCTCGCTGGGCGGCGAGTACCTGGCCGTGGACGTCGTGCAGGAGGCGAGCACCGACGGCTACGCCAAGGCGACCTCCGCCGAATACGACCGCGCCGCCGCCGCGCTCTACCACGAGCAGGCCAAGGACGTGGACATCATCATCACGACCGCGCTGATCCCCGGCCGTCCCGCCCCACGGCTGGTCACGGCCGAGGACGTGGCGGCGATGAAGCCGGGCAGCGTCATCGTCGACATGGCCGCCGCCCAGGGCGGCAACGTCGAGGGCACCGTGCCCGGCCGGGCGGTGGTGACCGACAACGGTGTCACCATCGTCGGCTACACCGACCTGGCCGGCCGGCTGGCCACCCAGGCGTCGCAGCTGTTCGGCACCAACCTGGTGAACCTGCTGAAGCTGCTGACTCCCGGCAGGGACGGCCGGCTGGTCATCGACTTCGACGACGTGGTCCAGCGGGCGGTGACGGTGGTCCGGGCCGGCGAGGTCACCTGGCCGCCGCCGCCCGTGGCCGTGTCGGCGGCCCCCACCACGACGCCCGCGGCCCCGGCCGCGCCGGTGGGAACGAAGGAGTCCCGGCTCACCCCTGCGGTGCGGTTCGGCCTGATCGGCCTGGGGATGCTGGCGGTCTTCCTGCTGATCGCGTTCGCGCCGACCCAACTCGCCGAGAACTTCACGGTCTTCGCGCTCGCGGTGGTCATCGGCTACTACGTCATCGGCAAGGTCCACCACGCGTTGCACACCCCGCTGATGTCGGTGACCAACGCGATCTCCGGGATCGTGGTGATCGGCGCCCTGGTGCAGATCGGGCACGAGAGCTGGGTCGTGACCGCGCTGTCGTCCGTGGCCGTGCTGCTGACGAGCGTGAACATCTTCGGAGGCTTCGCCGTCACCCGCCGCATGCTGAGCATGTTCTCGACTGCCCCCGAAAGGCGCTGA
- the pntB gene encoding Re/Si-specific NAD(P)(+) transhydrogenase subunit beta, with protein sequence MTSTTASHAADLVAALLFILSLAGLSQHRTSRAGVVYGIAGMALALAATVVLAAQSITAGAVALIVLAMVLGGAAGLWQARRVGMTQMPELIAVLHSFVGLAAVLVGWNGYLEVEAHGSAQTLVAGDLLGIHHAEVFIGIFIGGVTFTGSIVAFLKLSARIASRPLTLPGKNVLNLGALAAFAGLTAWFTTRPSLGLMVAVTVLALALGWHLVASIGGGDMPVVVSMLNSYSGWAAAAAGFLLDNNLLIVTGALVGSSGAYLSYIMCRAMNRSFISVIAGGFGIEAPSGGDEEQGEHREIRAEETAGLLAQARSVVITPGYGMAVAQAQHPVAELTRRLRERGVEVRFGVHPVAGRLPGHMNVLLAEAKVPYDVVLEMDEINDDFAATSVVLVIGANDTVNPAATDDPSSPIAGMPVLRVWEAEQVIVFKRSMASGYAGVQNPLFFRENSSMLFGDAKQSVEAILQALTGQTEAAPVRPVRQPTTAG encoded by the coding sequence ATGACTTCCACCACAGCGTCCCACGCCGCGGACCTGGTCGCCGCCCTGCTGTTCATTCTCAGTCTGGCCGGGCTGTCCCAGCACCGGACCTCGCGCGCCGGCGTCGTCTACGGCATCGCCGGCATGGCCCTCGCCCTGGCCGCCACCGTCGTGCTGGCGGCGCAGAGCATCACCGCCGGCGCGGTCGCCCTGATCGTCCTCGCGATGGTGCTCGGCGGTGCGGCGGGCCTGTGGCAGGCGCGGCGGGTCGGCATGACGCAGATGCCCGAACTCATCGCCGTCCTACACAGTTTCGTCGGTCTCGCCGCCGTCCTGGTCGGCTGGAACGGCTACCTGGAGGTCGAGGCCCACGGCTCGGCCCAGACGCTGGTCGCCGGCGACCTGCTGGGCATCCACCACGCCGAGGTCTTCATCGGCATCTTCATCGGCGGGGTCACCTTCACCGGCTCCATCGTGGCCTTCCTCAAGCTGTCCGCCCGGATCGCCTCGCGCCCGCTCACACTGCCCGGCAAGAACGTCCTCAACCTGGGGGCGCTGGCCGCGTTCGCGGGACTCACCGCCTGGTTCACCACACGCCCGAGCCTGGGGCTGATGGTCGCGGTGACCGTCCTGGCACTGGCTCTCGGCTGGCACCTGGTCGCCTCGATCGGCGGCGGCGACATGCCCGTCGTCGTCTCCATGCTGAACAGCTACTCGGGCTGGGCCGCGGCCGCCGCCGGGTTCCTCCTCGACAACAACCTGCTCATCGTCACCGGGGCGCTGGTCGGCTCCTCCGGCGCCTACCTGTCGTACATCATGTGCCGGGCGATGAACCGCTCCTTCATCTCGGTCATCGCCGGCGGCTTCGGCATCGAGGCCCCGTCGGGCGGGGATGAGGAGCAGGGGGAGCACCGCGAGATCCGCGCCGAGGAGACCGCGGGGCTGCTCGCGCAGGCCCGGTCCGTGGTCATCACCCCCGGCTACGGGATGGCGGTGGCCCAGGCCCAGCACCCGGTGGCGGAGCTGACGCGCCGCCTCCGCGAGCGCGGCGTCGAGGTCCGCTTCGGCGTGCACCCGGTGGCCGGGCGCCTGCCGGGGCACATGAACGTGCTGCTGGCCGAGGCGAAGGTGCCGTACGACGTCGTCCTGGAGATGGACGAGATCAACGACGACTTCGCCGCGACCTCCGTCGTCCTCGTCATCGGTGCCAACGACACCGTCAACCCGGCCGCCACCGACGACCCGTCCAGCCCGATCGCCGGGATGCCGGTCCTGCGGGTGTGGGAGGCGGAGCAGGTGATCGTCTTCAAGCGCTCGATGGCGTCCGGCTACGCGGGCGTGCAGAACCCGCTGTTCTTCCGCGAGAACAGCAGCATGCTCTTCGGGGACGCCAAGCAGAGCGTGGAAGCGATCCTGCAGGCCCTCACCGGCCAGACCGAGGCCGCCCCCGTCCGGCCCGTCCGCCAGCCGACGACGGCCGGCTAG
- a CDS encoding ABC transporter ATP-binding protein, translated as MTPLTSAADTAPKTYAWEIRASGLRVRVGRKKMAVDGLDLSLGTGAHGLLGPNGAGKTTLIRALATVLRPAEGELELLGTAVGKLGDHRALRRRIGYLPQEFGYYKRFTVREFVEYMAWLKEVPKSDIPAAVQRAVERVGLADRADHRMKTLSGGMVRRAGIAQAIVNDPAVLLLDEPTAGLDPAQRLRFRELLQELGRDTCVVVSTHLVEDVAAACSDVVLFADGRLVFQGTPDDLAAAGGPDHPGDSPLERGYSALLRNSGQQGGTW; from the coding sequence ATGACACCTCTGACGAGCGCGGCCGACACCGCGCCGAAGACCTACGCCTGGGAGATCCGGGCCAGCGGCCTGAGAGTACGCGTCGGACGCAAGAAGATGGCCGTCGACGGGCTCGACCTCTCCCTGGGCACCGGCGCCCACGGCCTCCTGGGGCCCAACGGAGCGGGGAAGACCACCCTGATCCGGGCGCTGGCCACCGTGCTGCGCCCCGCCGAGGGCGAACTGGAGCTGCTCGGCACCGCCGTCGGCAAGCTGGGCGACCACCGGGCCCTGCGCCGGCGGATCGGCTACCTGCCGCAGGAGTTCGGTTACTACAAGCGCTTCACGGTCCGTGAGTTCGTCGAGTACATGGCCTGGTTGAAGGAGGTCCCGAAGTCGGACATCCCCGCGGCCGTCCAGCGGGCCGTGGAACGGGTGGGCCTGGCGGACCGCGCCGACCACCGGATGAAGACCCTCTCCGGCGGCATGGTGCGGCGGGCCGGCATCGCCCAGGCCATCGTCAACGACCCCGCGGTGCTGCTGCTGGACGAGCCCACGGCCGGCCTCGACCCGGCGCAGCGGCTGCGCTTCCGCGAGCTGCTGCAGGAACTGGGCCGTGACACCTGCGTGGTCGTCTCCACCCACCTGGTCGAGGACGTCGCGGCGGCCTGCTCCGACGTGGTGCTCTTCGCCGACGGGCGCCTCGTCTTCCAGGGCACCCCGGACGACCTGGCGGCGGCGGGCGGCCCCGACCACCCGGGCGACAGCCCGCTGGAGCGCGGCTACTCGGCGCTGCTGCGCAACTCGGGACAGCAGGGAGGCACCTGGTGA
- a CDS encoding zf-HC2 domain-containing protein, whose product MSAGTSAEHASMRLIDDYARGDAALAADTVWALEAHLETCALCRSRLAASVATEAPGVAALIDTVRAGLEPQLDAAGSGPRRRLRPRWVSAWLTPAMTPWLAMTVLVTLLALLLDAVASPTLLGDASPALLVAPVLPMCAVAAAWSRALDPAHELTASTARAGLPLLLRRTTAVLGVVLPGLLVGGWLTGTMTAAQWLLPSLAFTSTALALGSVVGVTRAAAGLAIAWGVAVVAPTWATGHVPALLQLALQPDRLPGWGLLLALGAGAVIARRNAYSTL is encoded by the coding sequence ATGAGTGCTGGCACGAGTGCGGAACACGCGTCGATGCGGTTGATCGACGACTATGCGCGCGGTGACGCGGCGCTGGCCGCGGACACCGTCTGGGCGCTGGAAGCCCACCTGGAGACCTGCGCGCTGTGCCGCAGCCGCCTGGCGGCCTCCGTGGCCACCGAGGCGCCCGGCGTCGCCGCGCTGATCGACACCGTCCGGGCCGGGCTGGAACCCCAGCTGGACGCGGCCGGCAGCGGCCCCCGGCGGCGACTGCGTCCGAGGTGGGTGTCGGCCTGGCTCACGCCGGCGATGACCCCGTGGCTGGCCATGACCGTCCTCGTCACCCTGCTGGCGCTGCTGCTGGACGCGGTCGCGTCACCGACGCTCCTCGGCGACGCCTCACCGGCCCTGCTGGTCGCGCCCGTGCTGCCGATGTGCGCTGTCGCCGCGGCGTGGTCGCGCGCCCTGGACCCGGCGCACGAACTGACGGCCTCGACCGCCCGGGCCGGCCTGCCCCTGCTGCTCAGGCGCACCACCGCGGTCCTCGGGGTGGTCCTGCCGGGGCTCCTGGTGGGGGGATGGCTGACCGGGACCATGACGGCCGCGCAGTGGTTGCTGCCCTCCCTGGCCTTCACCTCCACCGCCCTGGCGCTGGGCAGCGTGGTCGGCGTGACCCGCGCCGCCGCCGGGCTGGCGATCGCGTGGGGCGTCGCCGTCGTGGCGCCCACCTGGGCCACCGGCCACGTCCCCGCTCTCCTGCAACTCGCCCTGCAGCCGGACCGGTTGCCCGGCTGGGGACTACTCCTCGCGCTCGGCGCCGGCGCCGTGATCGCCCGCCGGAACGCCTACTCGACGCTGTGA